One stretch of Sylvia atricapilla isolate bSylAtr1 chromosome 4, bSylAtr1.pri, whole genome shotgun sequence DNA includes these proteins:
- the COPS4 gene encoding COP9 signalosome complex subunit 4: MAAGAVRQDLAQLMNSSGSHKDLAGKYRQILEKAIQLSGVEQLEALKAFVEAMVNENVSLVISRQLLTDFCTHLPSLPDSTAKEIYHFTLEKIQPRVISFEEQVASIRQHLASIYEKEEDWRNAAQVLVGIPLETGQKQYNVDYKLETYLKIARLYLEDDDPVQAEAYINRASLLQNESTNEQLQIHYKVCYARVLDYRRKFIEAAQRYNELSYKSIVHETERLEALKHALHCTILASAGQQRSRMLATLFKDERCQQLAAYGILEKMYLDRIIRGNQLQEFAAMLMPHQKATTADGSSILDRAVIEHNLLSASKLYNNITFEELGALLEIPAAKAEKIASQMITEGRMNGFIDQIDGIVHFETREALPTWDKQIQSLCFQVNNLLEKISQTAPEWTAQAMEAQMAQ; encoded by the exons atggcggcgggcGCGGTGAGGCAGGACCTGGCGCAGCTGATGAACTCCAGCGGCTCCCACAAGGACCTGGCGGGAAA GTACCGTCAAATCTTGGAAAAAGCCATTCAGCTGTCGGGTGTGGAACAGCTTGAAGCTCTGAAAGCTTTTGTAGAAGCAA TGGTGAATGAGAATGTCAGTCTGGTGATCTCACGGCAGCTGCTGACAGACTTCTGCACACATCTTCCAAGTCTCCCTGACAGCACAGCCAAAGAAATTTACCACTTCACCTTGGAAAAGATACAGCCCAGAgttatttcttttgaagaacAG GTGGCTTCAATAAGGCAACATCTCGCATCAATCTATGAGAAAGAAGAAGACTGGAGAAACGCAGCACAAGTGTTGGTGGGGATCCCTTTGGAAACAGGGCAAAA GCAGTACAATGTGGATTATAAACTGGAGACCTACCTGAAGATTGCCAGGCTGTATCTGGAGGATGATGATCCAGTTCAAGCAGAAGCTTACATCAATCGAGCTTCCCTGCTTCAGAATGAATCAACTAATGAACAGCTGCAAATCCATTATAAG GTTTGCTATGCTCGAGTGCTCGACTACAGGAGAAAGTTCATTGAGGCTGCCCAAAGGTACAACGAGCTGTCCTACAAAAGCATAGTCCATGAGACTGAGCGGCTGGAGGCACTGAAACATGCATTGCATTGTACTATTTTAGCATCAGCAG GACAGCAGCGTTCCCGCATGCTTGCTACCCTTTTCAAGGATGAGAGATGCCAGCAGCTTGCAGCCTATGGGATCTTGGAGAAAATGTATCTTGACAGAATTATCCGTGGAAATCAACTGCAAGAGTTTGCAGCTATGCTAATGCCTCACCAGAAAGCGACTACAGCTGATG GTTCCAGTATTCTGGACAGAGCTGTTATTGAACACAACTTACTGTCTGCAAGCAAACTTTACAACAACATTACCTTTGAAGAACTTGGAGCATTACTAGAGATCCCTGCAGCCAAG GCAGAGAAGATCGCCTCTCAGATGATAACTGAGGGTCGCATGAACGGATTTATCGATCAGATTGATGGAATTGTTCACTTTGAGA ctcGTGAAGCGTTGCCCACTTGGGACAAGCAGATTCAGTCGCTGTGTTTCCAGGTGAACAACCTGCTGGAGAAGATCAGTCAGACAGCCCCGGAGTGGACAGCGCAGGCCATGGAGGCCCAGATGGCTCAGTGa